The Candidatus Manganitrophaceae bacterium region GATCGTCCCGATATTAATATGAGGCTTCGTTCGCTCAAATTTAGCCTTCGCCATCTATTCGCTCCTCCTTCTTCCGTCCTTTAATACTTTCCAATAGTATCCGCTGATCTATTTTCCGGTTCCCTGACTCTTCGCAACGATCTCTTCAGAGATATGCTTCGGAACCACATCATAGCGAGAAAACTGCATGGTAAAGATGCCGCGACCCTGAGTCATCGACCGAATACTCGTCGCATATCCAAACATCTCAGAGAGTGGAACCAAGGCAGAAACAACCTGAGCGCCGCCCCGCATCTTCATTCCCAGAATTTTCCCTCGCTTGGAGCTTAAGTTCCCGATGACATCCCCCATGTACTCCTCCGGAACAACGACCTCTAAATCCATGATCGGCTCCAGAAGGACCGGTTCCGCCTTTTTACATGCAGTCTTGAATGCCATCGAACCTGCTATTTTAAAGGCAACCTCTGAAGAATCAACATCATGAAAGGATCCATCAAACAAACTCACCTTGAGGTCCACCATCTGATAGCCGGCAACCACCCCAGAAGTCATTGCCTCAACAATTCCTTTTTCAACCGGTCCGATAAACTCCTTCGGAATGGCACCCCCGACGATCTTGTTTACAAATTCAAAACCCTTCCCAGGCTCCTGGGATTCTATCTTCAGCCAGACATGTCCATACTGACCCCGGCCTCCCGTCTGCCGAACATATTTCCCTTCCGCTTCCGCTGCCTGCTGAATGGTCTCTCGATAGGCAACCTGAGGCTTCCCTACATTTGCCTCGACCTTAAATTCTCTTTTCAAACGATCAACAATGATCTCAAGGTGTAATTCCCCCATTCCGGAAATAATGGTCTGCATCGTCTCTTCATCGGTGACAATACGCAGAGAGGGATCTTCATGACAGAGTTTCTGGAGGGAGAGGCCCAATCTTTCTTGGTCAGGCTTCGTCTTGGGCTCAATGGCCATCGAAATAACCGGCTCAGGGAAAGTCATCACCTCAAGAAGTATGGGATCCTTCTCGGCACAAAGGGTATCTCCGGTCTTCGTATTCTTTAATCCAACAGCGGCACAGATGTCACCGGGATAAGCGGCCGTGACGTCTTCGCGTTTGTTGGCATGCATCTTCAAAATGCGGCCAACCCGCTCTTTGGAATCTTTTGTTGCGTTATATATATAGGACCCTGCCTTCAACACGCCTGAATAGACCCGAAAGTATGTCAATTGGCCGACAAAAGGATCGGTCATGATCTTAAAAGCCAGGGCAGAAAACGGCTCGTCATTTCGCGGATACCGGACCATCTCTTCTTCTGTCTTTACGTTAATGCCTTTCACGGGAGGAATATCATTCGGAGAAGGAAGGAAATCGACAACGGCATCAATCAAAAGCTGGACACCCTTGTTTTTAAAGGCCGAACCGCATAAAACCGGAACAATCTTCAATTCCAGGGTTCCCTTCCGTAAGGCCTCCTTGATCTCCTCGGATGAAACCGGACCCCCATTCAGATATTTTTCCATAATCGTGTCATCAAAATCGGAAATTGCTTCGATCATTTTGTCGCGATATTCCTTTGCAACAGAGAGATGTTCTTCAGGAATTTCATCAATTTTGTACTCGGCCCCGAGCGTTTCATCGTCAAAAAAGATCCCCTTCATATTGATGAGATCAATGGGCCCACGAAAGGTGTCTTCTTTTCCAATTGGAATCTGAACGGGGACTGGGACGGCACCCAAGCGGTCAATCATCGTCTGAACCGCCGGAAAGAAATCAGCACCGATGCGGTCCATTTTATTCATAAAGGCAATTCTGGGAACATGGTAACGATCCGCCTGCCGCCAGACTGTTTCCGACTGCGGCTCAACACCCTGGACAGAATCAAAAACAGCAACCGCACCATCGAGCACACGAAGGGATCGCTCAACTTCAATCGTAAAATCAACATGCCCTGGAGTATCTATAATGTTAATCCGATAATCATCCCAGAAGCAGGTTGTCGCAGCAGAGGTAATCGTAATACCCCGCTCTCTCTCCTGCTCCATCCAATCCATGGTCGCATTTCCATCATGAACCTCACCAATGCGATGGGTCACGCCGGTATAATAAAGGATGCGCTCTGTCGTCGTCGTTTTTCCGGCATCGATATGCGCCATGATTCCGATATTGCGTGTTCTGTCTAAGGAGTATTCTTTTGTCATTTAACGATGATCAATCAATTTCGTCACTCTAGTTTCCAGTGAACGTTAGCGAACATTATGGATAAATAAGGACTAAAAAAAGGTGAAGGCAGCGGCCTTCACCTGAACTTGAGATAGCACTATTACCAGCGATAATGCGCAAAGGCTTTATTTGCTTCCGCCATCTTGTGCGTATCTTCCCGCTTCTTAACCGCGCTCCCTGTCTTGTTTGAAGCATCAAGCAATTCGGCGGCCAACCTCTCTTTCATGCTTTTTTCTGAACGCTTCCTCGAATAAATCATAATCCAGCGGAGCGCCAGGGACATTCGGCGATTGGGACGGATTTCAACGGGCACCTGATATGACGCACCTCCCACCCTTCGCGACTTCACCTCAACCATCGGCTTGACGTTATCGACGGCATGCTTAA contains the following coding sequences:
- the fusA gene encoding elongation factor G, which encodes MTKEYSLDRTRNIGIMAHIDAGKTTTTERILYYTGVTHRIGEVHDGNATMDWMEQERERGITITSAATTCFWDDYRINIIDTPGHVDFTIEVERSLRVLDGAVAVFDSVQGVEPQSETVWRQADRYHVPRIAFMNKMDRIGADFFPAVQTMIDRLGAVPVPVQIPIGKEDTFRGPIDLINMKGIFFDDETLGAEYKIDEIPEEHLSVAKEYRDKMIEAISDFDDTIMEKYLNGGPVSSEEIKEALRKGTLELKIVPVLCGSAFKNKGVQLLIDAVVDFLPSPNDIPPVKGINVKTEEEMVRYPRNDEPFSALAFKIMTDPFVGQLTYFRVYSGVLKAGSYIYNATKDSKERVGRILKMHANKREDVTAAYPGDICAAVGLKNTKTGDTLCAEKDPILLEVMTFPEPVISMAIEPKTKPDQERLGLSLQKLCHEDPSLRIVTDEETMQTIISGMGELHLEIIVDRLKREFKVEANVGKPQVAYRETIQQAAEAEGKYVRQTGGRGQYGHVWLKIESQEPGKGFEFVNKIVGGAIPKEFIGPVEKGIVEAMTSGVVAGYQMVDLKVSLFDGSFHDVDSSEVAFKIAGSMAFKTACKKAEPVLLEPIMDLEVVVPEEYMGDVIGNLSSKRGKILGMKMRGGAQVVSALVPLSEMFGYATSIRSMTQGRGIFTMQFSRYDVVPKHISEEIVAKSQGTGK
- the rpsG gene encoding 30S ribosomal protein S7, whose protein sequence is MSRRKVTVNREVLPDPRYGDRLIAMFICLVMEDGKKSLAESICYGAFDLIKKKTGSDPVMVFKHAVDNVKPMVEVKSRRVGGASYQVPVEIRPNRRMSLALRWIMIYSRKRSEKSMKERLAAELLDASNKTGSAVKKREDTHKMAEANKAFAHYRW